Part of the Chanos chanos chromosome 5, fChaCha1.1, whole genome shotgun sequence genome, TGAACGATAACTAAGGACATAAACAATCGTATGGTCAAGCCTTTAGTTTCAAACAATATACACATCAGTAGACCACAATTGTTGTTGAAATCTGGGGCAACATGACGTCGCATTATATTACGTAAACAAAACGATTAAATTTACAGGATACTATGAATTGGGACCAGATGTCCGGCGGGGTTCAAAGTCTTTCGGTAAATAAATACTCAACGTATTGTACAGTCTAATGAAATTTTTTGAGGGataaaaggaaataaagaatCCAGGGAATGTGATTTTCCAAAATGAATTTCATGCATTGTGCGAAGTACAAGGAATCAAAACTATATTTTATTGCACATTTCAAAATATGACGTCAAACAAACATGCcagtaatgaaatgaataataaacTCACTGAGGACATGCACAGagcaaatatattttctttcttcatttatgTATTGCTTGTCTTGTTGAGCCTTGTTATTGTGTGGTAGGCATTCTGTCAACTGAATAACATATATCATCATTTGGACAAAATTTGCACATAACAATTGTTTGAGCCAGGTAAATGCACAAACAATTTGTTTGATTACAgtgtatattatacatataaaaaaataaggaaaaatggtaaaatggtaaaataaaaaaaatcatgcagcTTCCACAATttgaaatgatgtgtgtgtgtgtgtgtgtgtgtgtgtgtctgtgtgtgcgtgtgtgcaagcatgcttatgttttataaattataatattaaaataacaCTGTCATTTGTAATGTAATCCTTTCCAAACATGTCATGAAGAAACAAAATATGTACTGaatagataaatacacagcaACAACACAATGTGGAAATAAAGCCTCCAATATAGGCAAATCTGGCGAATATACTCCCACATaacataaaaccaaaaaaagaatacaCAGATAAGAACCAGCACTTTCACAACCAAACTTCCATGCAACGGTGTcatgcatgtaaaaaaaaaaaaaaagaagagaaaagaagaaaaaaagatgaaaatcaaAAGTCATTGGACACTGACCGGTGCACTGTCCTCTCCATTCGGACTCGTCCGTGATTCATGACGGGATCGTCGTCTAAATCATCGTCCATGTCGCACTCCTCGGCGGCATCCTGCGAGTAGCTGTGTTTCATCACCAGGATGTTCCTGCGGCCaatgggtgtggtgtggtgagagACGGGGGTCTGGGGCGCGGACTGCATTTCGGAGAGAATCGCCGCGGCGTCCCGCAAACTCAAGTCGCTGCGACTCCCTCGAGTGCTTGACACCTGCGATCCGCAGTGGTGCCCGTGGATGCACTTGGAGGAGGAGCGTCGCAGCTTGTGGAAGTCATCCTGCATGTCACAGGCCTCTGCCGAGACCGCCCGCCTCAAGGTGCACAGCTCGTAGTGCGGGGGCTCGAGAGCCTCGTGTAACAGGGTAGGGTCAAAGTCACCCCTCCGAATGATGTACTTCTTGCGTGGCTGTTTAATCTGAATTATGACGGACACGATGAGCAGGATGAGAACTACCCCGCAGGTCACTCCAATTATTGTCACGTTAGTGTTGTCCAGACTTTCCAAGATGgtaggttttcttttctctgccggAAAACAAAAATGGGCATTAATGATTACTGATAACTCTAAATGGCCTGGAAGCCATCAACACAAAAGTTTCCCTGTTATTCTTTTAACTAAATTCTGCCAATCAGTTCAAGGCAGAGGGCATGACAAACTATCATAATAGATAATCCTTGTAAGAAGGCATCAGTTTCCTGCTGATACTCTATAAGTCTACTGGTCATACTCAAAAAACCTACGTACCTTTGCAACCATTCTCATCCCAGGGATAGACACAGTTCTGGATCCCATTGCACACAAGTGTGTGATTTATACACATGTTGCTGTGGCAAAAGAAAGTGTCTCCCTCACATGGAGCTGAGGAAGATAAAAGACAGTGGGATAAATCCAAGGTAAATGGCTCAGTGCACTGATGGATAATACACCTATTTCATTTGATCTCATATACCATTTGCTTTATACGTACGCAGGTTTATATGTGCAGGTTTACAAAGTATGGACATACTGTTCTGAGGGAGTGAAGGTTATGATAGCTGATAGGCCTTGGCTGAAAAGTTACGGTTAAAGATGCACTGAGGAGGACATACGTTCTCGGGAGAACTTTCACTACGtctaaaaatgtattatatttacacaataGTAATGTAGGCGCTAACGAATGAGTGAAGATGCGACGGGGCGGTACGCTCACGCTCTTGGAAGGTGGTGAAGAGGATGCGAAATTTGCTCCTGCGGCTTCCCTCGTCGGCCCACATGCGGACGACACCGACGGAGGTGGCCAGCATGACGTCATTGGCCACGGTGCTGCAGAACTTATTTTTCAGGTGCTCCACTGAACTGCTACCGTCGTACACCGCCACAAAGTTCCGCTTGCATTCGTTCGAGTTCTGCATCTCGTATTCCAAGAAACGTAAGTAGATCTGCAAGGAAAGCCAAATACTTTCTGTGCTTCTCTGTAGTCATTGATGGTTCCATCTCTTGCATGCGGTATGTTCACATACTCACGGTTGGATGGGTCcataaaaaacagtaaaacgTATGTTTGACATACCTGATTGTGCTGGGTTCTACTACATAAGTAAATACTCTCTAATTTTGCATGCTCGTTTCCCTGTTTGTAGATTTTTAACAAAATATGTAAGAGATCAAATTTTGTTAAAGAGAACTTCAAAAGCTATTGATGCATGTTGCATGGCAGCTACACGAAGAAAGTGTCAAAGATTTCATACAGTAATCCGCTGTCTCTCATTCGATTACGCAAAGAGTTAGTAAGGTTTTGAGATTTGACTACTGGGACTAAGTTGCCAATTGGTCATAGTTTTCAAGATTGAGTCTGCTCTGATTCTAACAAGAGAACGAGGTCCTCACAGTATTATTGGGTATGACTTACCTTTGACCCAGGAGGGGCACGTATAAACCACCTGCAGTCCACAGCCTCAGTCTGCAAAGCTTTGTTCTCTTTGGACACCATGATAGACTCCACAATGCCCTCAGGTCCTCCCATTTCAAACTCGCAAACTGCACCACAACacatgtcgtttttttttaaactgctgtgCACACTGAATTAAGCAAGAGAAATCGTTTAATATGAGTAAAGCACTGTTTTCTTACAGGGTAAAGGGGGTGGAACACCACCATCTTTAAAGTAAGGATCTGCAAAGACAACAAAATATCGGTCATTAAACTTAGATTAAAAGaataaagtaaacaaacaattcatCCTTCCTTTTGGTCATGAAGTGTACCGTATAGCATTCCGGTAGACAGTGATTTAAGGGGGTACATTATCTTATTTTCAACTCATATCACCTCAACATGAACATGTATTTCCgtactctgtgtgtatttgaaatggATGGGGGAAGGGGAGGGTTAGGTTGGTACTGAATTCACCCTGACCTTGAGGGACTCATGCCAGCATCCCAATGCAATAACCC contains:
- the LOC115812113 gene encoding neuropilin and tolloid-like protein 1 — its product is MVRCIGIFFVVVSAVKLASAGAPTEPPKKSIVNNNSGVTPSGQCGAWVKEPDGGFFTSPNYPEKYPAERECIYIIEAAPRQCIDLFFDEKYSIEPSWECKFDHIEVRDGPFSFSPIIGRYCGQENPAYVRSSGRYLWIKFVADSELEAIGFSARYNFTQDPYFKDGGVPPPLPFCEFEMGGPEGIVESIMVSKENKALQTEAVDCRWFIRAPPGSKIYLRFLEYEMQNSNECKRNFVAVYDGSSSVEHLKNKFCSTVANDVMLATSVGVVRMWADEGSRRSKFRILFTTFQEPPCEGDTFFCHSNMCINHTLVCNGIQNCVYPWDENGCKEKRKPTILESLDNTNVTIIGVTCGVVLILLIVSVIIQIKQPRKKYIIRRGDFDPTLLHEALEPPHYELCTLRRAVSAEACDMQDDFHKLRRSSSKCIHGHHCGSQVSSTRGSRSDLSLRDAAAILSEMQSAPQTPVSHHTTPIGRRNILVMKHSYSQDAAEECDMDDDLDDDPVMNHGRVRMERTVHRSVSNDF